The Topomyia yanbarensis strain Yona2022 chromosome 3, ASM3024719v1, whole genome shotgun sequence nucleotide sequence ctcagtcctttttcaattttttggcccgaaactattgaaaaaacattttttagtttgtttccttttaggacaataacgcatccaaacccatgcgacttgcacgactctatgtAGGTTgtcttatcagatctaccatagtttgcagatgaaatttGGGATgacaggctgctagcggattgaaaaagtaccagatcatagacttttctacggctcatgtacgtacacggcacatgacacaaacattacatcactagctggtggaaaataataaacaaagacggcaaaatcaaatgggattgttttcaaccaggaagctgcagaagtgttcgtgagaccaggcgacaagaactcaatgctgtgtggggtgctgtcccggttaacaatgaggcgaacgagatatttgcagatacttCATTTAGttggacaactgtcagtttgctggttgaatttaatttggtttttttaaatttaaaaatcataaaagaataattaaggtttaagaatgatatgagtgtactcgtaaggacacccgctatcaatacgtatgaaaaactggcacaatttttccaaattaaggATCcctattgcaaaaatctatgtgtaaatcAATGGGCATAACGTTTAAATTTTTATGAAACTGGAACAGTCAAAAGATGACGTTTGGGTGTAATTCTTTTTTGTCCATGTCATACATTCTTTACTGTCGGAATTTTGAATCCAATCCAAACTATTTTAGTGCCAATCTTGATTTATCAAAATACGAAATAAGAAATTTATTCCTTCAGCAAATCATGTTTCACTTGCTTTTCTTTTCAAATTCTAAACGACTTTTAATGAAAAAGAGTCACTCACTTTTGAGTTATTTCAAATGATCGTGCAGATGACAGCAGCACAGCGCAGTACATTTTGGttttgtttattgttattttttttgttttcgctgTCTTTGGCTTTAGACCTGGAGTGGTTCATCTCGccaatttttattgttattttactTGCTTTGCCTCTAACCGCGATCACCAAAAAAACTTGTAAAGAAAAAGTTGTCTTGAAAGATTTTCTTTTAAAGTGTTTGGCCAAAAATGGCCATTTGTCGGTTGTGTACTAAAAGTTGCCCCAGCAATGATCGGTTAACCGAAAGGGCGTTCCGCGAAAAGGTTCTCAACGTAATTTGCTTGTGGGTGAGTATGTTTGAATGGTTGggagaaaatttcatttaatgtgTTTCTTGAGAACGATTCCAATACATGGACTACAGGATGAAGCCGGGAATATTCCCGTTAACAGAATCGAAACGCTAACTCCGGATGGACTTGCATCAGTATCTTGTATAAGTAGATAGGGTAGCTCTCTTTGCGGTGCTGCTTTCGCCTTTTCTCTCCTTTCCAAACGAAAGTCCGTCCTTTTTTACGTTTATCGCATTTCGTTCGTTCATTGCTTTGCACGAATGAAAAACGGAAATTTTCAATTCTTACTAAAATTCAATTTATTGGTCCTGAAATCGTGGATTTGGCGAGCAGTTGGATGTCTTTCGACATGATGGCAACTCGCTTGGCGTGGATGGCGTACAGATTCGTATTCTCGAGCAAATTGACCAGGTAGGTCTTGCTGGCTTCTTGGAGGGCCATTACGGTTGAGCGGTGGAAGCGTAAATCGGTCTTGAAATCAAGCGCAATGTCATGGACTAGACGCTGAAAGGCGGCTTGTGGATTAATAGTGGTATTTGTAACGAGGAGACTGTGGATCACCGAATGGTTGTACTTCTTCGAACTTCGTGTTCCGGAGATACGAAGACTGATCTACTATGATTCATTCTGTATTTGCCGCGTGCTACCAGTCCATTTCAAGCCAAAAGGCTTTCTAGAGCCTTCGACGCCAAGTTCATCGTTTGCAGTTCCGCAAACAACCAAAAGTGCGTATAATGGAGCGGCATAAGCTTCTTATACATCATGCAACGGATTTTAAAGGCATTCTTCGCTGCGAATCATGTTGCTTTGCAATGGTCCTCGAATGGTTTAGTGGTATTGGCGTTCGAATCAGAAGTTCAAGAATCCATCCTTCTTGATACTTCGGCTTCGCTGATCGTGATCTGACCTGTCTACCACTGTGCTAGTATCCCCCGAGTTTTGAATTCGGGGAACTTTGTAGGTTACCTATTCTAGGGATTAAAAGTGCGGACGGACGTTCAATTAGTTTTGGTATTGGAGAGATACACTGGAAATGAATTCATTGACTTTTAAGACACGGATCGACCAAATCCAAATTCTTCATCATGACTGCATGATCGCATTGGAATGCTCGCACAGCATTGTGAACGTCGAGAGAATGTCTGCAATATTTGACGAACAAAGCAATGCGCATTTACCTGCCTCCAAAGCCTTTCCCGTCAGATACTTCCGCAGTCGCAGTCACAGGTGTTCCGTTTCAGCTCCTCATACCTTCGAAGCGTAGTCTTTGTTGATCTCTATAACTATCGGTGTCCAGCTTCGACGGTGGGTTAGCTACCGTAGTCTTTTCGAACCCTATACATTTGATCAATAAACCACTTCTTCACTTCGAACTCTCCCTCTGACCTTTGAAGTTCGAGTTACTTCTACCGCCCGCATATTTACTACATTTTGCCGTGTTGAGCAGGTAGCATCACTACTGCAAGCTACATATCTACACATTCCTTTTCAGATGGAAACTAGTGACGAATCGTTACCGAATGATGTCTGCGTATCCTGTGACAACCTAGTTGATCAATTTCACGCCTTCAAACGCTCTTGTCGTTCAGTTCAATTAGATTTCAAGAATGGATCCATTACGATACCCAGAAAACCACCAGAGCTGGTacccgaagaaaaaaaattgaccgttACGGCAGAAGAGATTGAACGACGGAAAAAACGAGGGCGGCCTAGAAAGAACCGTGGTGACATCCAAAATTCTACCATCGTTAAGCAATCAACGCCCGACACGCAAGAAATTCCTGCAGAATCTGTAAAAGAAGACTCCCCCTCCCGGAAGCCATGGTTCTCGCTGGACGAGCCGATGCTTCCGCCCGAACCCAAACCAAAATGTCCGAAAAAAGTATACAAACTAAAACCGAAGCCCGCTATTGAGGGAT carries:
- the LOC131686959 gene encoding zinc finger protein 2-like, encoding MAICRLCTKSCPSNDRLTERAFREKVLNVICLWMETSDESLPNDVCVSCDNLVDQFHAFKRSCRSVQLDFKNGSITIPRKPPELVPEEKKLTVTAEEIERRKKRGRPRKNRGDIQNSTIVKQSTPDTQEIPAESVKEDSPSRKPWFSLDEPMLPPEPKPKCPKKVYKLKPKPAIEGSREVVPRPWRRKFKEAAELPPEEYRQYVAQNSVRKKASAVCELCGKTMDIVRMDGHKNRHLGLQPYECETCGDKFNCKLNLRIHWRRNHVQGEETACTICGKIFPSKIAAHSHMKCVHAERKLQCTLCPLKFFTKYGF